In the genome of Vanacampus margaritifer isolate UIUO_Vmar chromosome 1, RoL_Vmar_1.0, whole genome shotgun sequence, one region contains:
- the bzw1a gene encoding eIF5-mimic protein 2-A isoform X1 → MNNQKQQKPTLTGQRFKTRKRDEKERFDPTQFQESIVQGLNQTGTDLEAVAKFLDASGAKLDYRRYAETLFDILVAGGMLAPGGTLSDDMTRTEFCLFTAQEDLETMQAYAQVFNKLIRRYKYLEKGFEEEIKKLLLFLKGFTESERNKLAMLTGILLANGNISASILNSLFNENLVKEGVSAAFAVKLFKSWINEKDINSVAGSLRKVGMDNRLMELFPANKRSCEHFSKYFTDAGLKELSDFARNQQSIGARKELQKELQEQMSRGDPLKEAKQPTRERRLAGCCAGSGFNDGLLPPQIIAFTREEMKKANLSEQAMISIIWTCVMSSVEWNKKEELVTEQAIKHLKQYSPLLKSFTSQGLSELSLLLKIQEYCYDNIHFMKAFQKIVVLLYKADVLSEEAILKWYSEAHLAKGKSVFLEQMKKFVEWLKNAEEESESDEEEAD, encoded by the exons ATGAATAATCAGAAGCAGCAAAAGCCAACGCTAACCGGCCAGCGTTTCAAAACTAGGAAAAGAG ATGAAAAGGAGAGGTTTGACCCTACTCAGTTTCAAGAAAGTATCGTACAAGGCTTGAACCAAACTGGCACTGACTTGGAGGCGGTTGCGAAGTTCCTTGATGCCTCTGGCGCCAAGCTTGACTACCGCCGCTATGCTGAGACACTCTTTGACATCCTGGTGGCTGGTGGAATGCTGG CGCCAGGTGGGACTCTGTCTGACGACATGACCCGCACTGAGTTTTGTCTCTTTACGGCACAAGAAGACCTGGAGACAATGCAAGCATATGCTCAG GTTTTTAACAAGCTAATCAGGCGTTACAAGTACCTGGAGAAGGGTTTTGAGGAGGAAATCAAGAAG TTGCTGCTGTTTCTGAAAGGGTTCACTGAGTCTGAGCGCAACAAGCTGGCCATGCTGACTGGCATTCTTCTGGCCAATGGCAACATATCAGCCTCCATCCTCAACAGCCTCTTTAACGAAAACCTTGTCAAAGAGG GAGTGTCTGCAGCCTTTGCCGTCAAGTTGTTCAAATCTTGGATCAATGAGAAAGACATCAACTCTGTAGCTGGCAGTCTCCGCAAAGTGGGCATGGACAACAGACTgatg GAACTTTTTCCTGCCAACAAGCGGAGCTGTGAGCATTTTTCTAAGTACTTCACTGACGCCGGGCTGAAGGAGCTGTCCGACTTCGCCCGCAACCAGCAATCCATCGGTGCCCGCAAAGAGCTGCAGAAGGAGCTCCAGGAGCAGATGTCTCGCGGAGACCCACTCAAAGAGGCAAAGCAACCGACCCGGGAGAGACGACTTGCTGGTTGTTGCGCCGGATCAGGGTTTAACGATGGTCTCCTGCCACCACAGATCATTGCTTTCACCAGGGAGGAGATGAAGAAGGCCAACCTCTCAGAGCAGGCAATGATCAGCATCATCTGGACTTGTGTGATGAGCTCTGTGGAGTGGAATAAAAAGGAAGAGCTGGTGACCGAACAAGCCATCAAACACTTGAAG CAATACAGCCCTCTGCTGAAGTCCTTTACCTCCCAGGGTCTTTCTGAGCTCAGCCTGCTGCTGAAGATCCAAGAGTACTGCTACGATAACATCCACTTCATGAAGGCCTTTCAGAAGATCGTGGTGCTCCTCTATAAAG CGGATGTATTGAGTGAAGAGGCCATCCTGAAGTGGTACTCTGAGGCCCACCTCGCCAAGGGGAAGAGTGTTTTCCTCGagcaaatgaaaaagtttgTGGAATGGTTGAAGAATGCAGAAGAAG AATCTGAATCGGATGAAGAGGAAGCGGACTGA
- the aox6 gene encoding aldehyde oxidase 6 isoform X1, which translates to MSTGTEGDTLCFFVNGKKVTEKHVDPETTLLSFLRLKLRLTGTKYGCGGGGCGACTVMVSRYRPANKTFCHYSANACLLPLCQLHGAAITTVEGIGSTKTRIHPVQERIAKAHGSQCGFCTPGMVMSMYTLLRNNPQPSMEDIAQALAGNLCRCTGYRAIIDGCRTFCQEANCCQLSGGTNCGSEKEKNDETPLLFDKSEFLPLDQTQDLIFPPELILMAEASSPRTLTFRGERITCVSPVLLEELVHLKTSNPEAPLIMGNTNLGPDVKFKGVVHPLMISPIRVLELFEVTETKHGVWVGTGLTLTEVWAILKKMCRQLPEDKTELFRALIQQLGNLGSQQIRNVATLGGNIMSAYPNSDLNPILAAGNCSVSTICCGGRREIPLNQEFFVTFGKTVLKPEEIVVSVLIPFSRKGELVRAFRQAPRKESAFATVTTGMRVLFSEGFRVVEDVSIYFGGVGPTIAKATKTGATIIARPWNDETLDRAYDMLMKEFDFSPSIPGGKAEFRRSLTVSFLFKFNLEVLQNLRKMNVIKDVVVEKMEPLPREIQLSKQEFQHVSDGQSDQDPVGRPVIHSSAISQATGEAIYCDDLPQTDGELFMALVTSSRAHAKITNMDVSSALLLPGVFDVITAKDIPGKKTHVILGYDEEFLAQTQVSCIGQIVCAVLADSRAHAKRGALAVNISYEDLPEPIFTVEDAIKRSSYFEPRRKIERGNVEEAFKSVDLVHEGMIHIGGQEHFYMETQSMLVIPVGEHAEFKIYASSQAPTSLQIAVSETLAIPANRVSCHVKRLGGGFGGKVVKTNILACITSVAAWKSNRPVRCVLERGEDMLITGGRHPALGKYKVGFQKDGRILAADFQIWTNAGNTVDESIFVAEKILLHLDNAYNIPNLRGRAAACRTNLPSNTSFRGFGVPQGACIVENLINDVGLVLQCPAHQVREINMYKGLSLTPYKVEFSPENLLRCWVECKAKSDFCDRRIAVDTFNQQNRWKKRGLAIIPIKYGIAFSEGVMNQAAALVNIYQDGSVLVAHGGTEMGQGVHTKMQQVASWELHIPTSKIHINETNTSTVPNTFLTAASFGTDSNGMAVKKACQTLYQRLQPIRQKNPKGTWESWVSEAVMEKISLSATGFHRGADSYMDWEKMEGQPYPYYTNGVCCSEVEVDCLTGDYRTVRTNIVVDVGQSLNPSVDIGQIEGAFMQGLGLFTMEELKYSPCGLLYTRGPSQYKIPAVCDMPLSFNIYLLNDCYNPHAIYSSKGIGEPILFLGSSVFFAIKDAVAAARKEVGLTGSFSLDSPATAERICLACALPLTQG; encoded by the exons ATGTCAACAGGCACAGAAGGAGACACTTTGTGCTTCTTTGTCAATGGAAAAAAG GTGACAGAGAAACATGTTGATCCTGAGACCACGCTATTGTCCTTCCTCAGGCTGAAGT TGAGGCTGACCGGGACCAAATACGGTTGCGGTGGGGGAGGCTGCGGGGCCTGCACAGTGATGGTTTCACGCTATCGACCTGCCAACAAAACCTTTTg TCATTACTCTGCCAACGCCTGCCTGCTTCCACTCTGCCAGCTTCATGGAGCCGCCATCACCACAGTGGAAGGCATCGGTAGCACTAAAACCAGGATCCACCCGGTCCAG GAGCGAATAGCGAAGGCACACGGCTCACAGTGCGGCTTCTGCACGCCGGGTATGGTGATGTCCATGTACACCCTCCTTCGGAATAACCCTCAGCCCAGCATGGAGGACATCGCTCAGGCACTAGCCG GTAATCTGTGCCGCTGCACTGGCTATCGTGCAATCATTGATGGCTGCAGGACCTTCTGTCAG GAGGCCAACTGCTGTCAACTCAGCGGaggcacaaactgtggcagtgagaaagaaaaaaatgat GAAACTCCTTTGTTGTTTGATAAGTCTGAGTTCCTACCCTTGGACCAAACACAAGACCTGATCTTTCCCCCAGAACTGATA CTGATGGCGGAGGCCTCCAGCCCACGGACCCTCACTTTTCGTGGGGAGAGGATCACATGCGTGTCCCCTGTcctgctggaggagctggtCCATCTGAAGACCAGCAACCCAGAAGCTCCGCTGATCATGGGGAACACTAATTTAG GTCCAGATGTTAAATTTAAGGGCGTTGTGCATCCATTGATGATTTCTCCTATCCGAGTCTTGGAGCTATTTGAGGTGACGGAGACGAAACATG GTGTTTGGGTGGGAACGGGCCTCACCCTCACAGAAGTCTGGGCTATTTTGAAGAAGATGTGCCGTCAGCTTCCAGAGGACAAGACGGAGCTGTTCAGAGCGCTGATCCAACAGCTGGGGAATCTGGGGAGCCAGCAGATCCGTAATGTTGCC ACTCTTGGAGGAAACATCATGAGTGCATATCCAAACTCAGACCTGAACCCAATTCTGGCTGCTGGGAATTGCAGCGTGAGCACAATCTGCTGTG GAGGACGGCGAGAGATTCCTCTCAATCAGGAATTCTTTGTGACATTTGGGAAAACGGTGCTGAAGCCAGAGGAAATCGTTGTCTCTGTGTTGATCCCTTTTTCCAGAAAG GGAGAGCTTGTTCGAGCATTTCGCCAGGCTCCAAGAAAGGAGAGTGCCTTTGCCACAGTAACAACGGGAATGCGAGTGTTGTTCTCTGAAGGATTCAGAGTAGTGGAGGATGTCAGTATATACTTTGGTGGTGTAGGACCAACAATAGCCAAAGCCACCAAAACCGGCGCCACTATAATTGCACG ACCTTGGAATGATGAAACCCTCGACCGGGCTTATGACATGCTGATGAAGGAATTTGACTTCTCTCCATCCATTCCGGGAGGAAAAGCGGAATTTCGTCGCTCTCTGACTGTTAGCTTCCTCTTCAAATTCAACCTAGAAGTCCTGCAGAACCTCAGGAAGATG AATGTGATTAAAGACGTTGTTGTGGAGAAGATGGAGCCACTGCCCAGAGAAATCCAGCTGAGCAAGCAGGAGTTCCAG CATGTGTCTGATGGCCAAAGCGACCAGGACCCCGTGGGCCGCCCCGTCATCCATAGCTCCGCCATAAGCCAGGCTACGGGCGAAGCAATTTACTGCGATGACCTCCCCCAGACAGATGGCGAGCTTTTCATGGCTCTGGTCACCAGTTCACGGGCGCATGCTAAGATCAC gaatatgGACGTGAGTAGCGCGCTGCTACTTCCAGGTGTTTTTGATGTCATCACCGCAAAAGATATTCCTGGGAAGAAAACTCATGTCATTTTAGGTTATGATGAAGAATTCCTCGCTCAGACACAG GTGTCATGCATCGGTCAGATAGTGTGTGCTGTCTTGGCGGACAGTAGAGCTCATGCCAAAAGAGGTGCGTTAGCGGTGAACATCAGTTATGAAGACCTGCCAGAACCCATTTTTACTGTTGAG GACGCCATCAAGAGGTCATCCTACTTCGAGCCAAGGAGGAAGATCGAGAGAGGAAACGTGGAAGAGGCTTTCAAAAGTGTTGATCTGGTTCATGAAG GGATGATCCATATTGGCGGCCAGGAGCATTTCTACATGGAGACCCAGAGCATGCTGGTTATACCAGTGGGAGAGCATGCAGAGTTTAAAATTTATGCATCTTCTCAGGCACCGACATCACTTCAG ATCGCTGTCTCCGAGACGTTGGCCATCCCAGCCAACCGAGTTAGCTGTCATGTCAAGAGACTGGGTGGAGGATTTGGAGGGAAAGTCGTTAAAACCAACATATTGGCTTGTATCACTTCTGTAGCTGCATGGAA GAGTAATCGTCCTGTCCGCTGCGTTCTGGAACGAGGTGAGGACATGCTGATTACTGGCGGAAGACATCCAGCACTGGGAAAGTACAAG GTTGGCTTCCAGAAAGATGGAAGGATCCTGGCGGCAGACTTCCAAATTTGGACCAATGCTGGCAACACAGTTGATGAATCCATCTTT GTAGCGGAGAAGATCCTGCTTCATCTAGATAACGCCTACAACATTCCAAATCTGCGTGGCCGAGCTGCCGCCTGCAGAACCAACCTGCCATCCAACACCTCCTTCAGAGGCTTTGGGGTGCCTCAGGGTGCCTGCATTGTAGAGAACTTGATCAACGATGTGGGGCTAGTGCTACAGTGTCCTGCACATCAG GTTCGGGAGATCAACATGTACAAGGGGCTGTCACTCACCCCCTACAAGGTGGAATTCAGCCCAGAGAACTTGCTGCGTTGCTGGGTCGAATGTAAGGCCAAGTCAGACTTCTGTGATCGCCGGATTGCCGTGGACACGTTCAACCAGCAGAACCGCTGGAAGAAGAGGGGGCTCGCCATCATCCCCATCAAATATGGCATAGCATTTTCGGAGGGTGTCATGAATCAA GCTGCTGCTCTAGTGAATATCTATCAGGATGGATCTGTTCTGGTTGCTCATGGCGGAACAGAGATGGGTCAAGGAGTCCATACCAAAATGCAACAG GTGGCGAGCTGGGAACTTCACATCCCAACGTCAAAAATACACATCAATGAAACCAACACCAGCACAGTTCCCAACACGTTTCTCACTGCCGCCTCCTTTGGCACCGATTCCAATGGCATGGCTGTTAAG aaAGCCTGCCAGACACTTTACCAGCGACTGCAGCCAATCCGACAGAAGAACCCGAAAGGAACTTGGGAGAGTTGG GTCAGCGAAGCCGTTATGGAGAAGATCAGTTTGTCTGCTACTGGATTTCACAG GGGTGCAGACAGCTACATGGACTGGGAGAAGATGGAGGGTCAGCCCTACCCTTACTACACAAATGGGGTCTGCTGTAGTGAGGTGGAGGTGGACTGCCTAACAGGAGACTACAGG ACTGTGAGGACAAACATTGTGGTTGATGTTGGCCAAAGCTTGAACCCGTCCGTGGACATTGGCCAG ATAGAAGGCGCATTCATGCAAGGTTTGGGGCTATTCACAATGGAGGAGTTAAAGTATTCCCCCTGCGGCCTCCTGTACACTCGCGGTCCATCTCAGTACAAGATCCCTGCTGTGTGCGACATGCCGCTGAGCTTTAACATCTATCTCCTAAATGACTGCTACAATCCCCATGCTATCTACTCCTCCAAG GGTATCGGCGAACCCATCCTGTTTTTGGGAAGCTCAGTGTTCTTTGCGATTAAAGATGCTGTTGCAGCAGCACGCAAAGAGGTCGGCCTTACAGGTTCATTTTCATTGGACAGCCCAGCTACTGCGGAGAGGATTTGTCTTGCGTGTGCATTACCCTTAACCCAGGGGTGA
- the bzw1a gene encoding eIF5-mimic protein 2-A isoform X2: MNNQKQQKPTLTGQRFKTRKRDEKERFDPTQFQESIVQGLNQTGTDLEAVAKFLDASGAKLDYRRYAETLFDILVAGGMLAPGGTLSDDMTRTEFCLFTAQEDLETMQAYAQVFNKLIRRYKYLEKGFEEEIKKLLLFLKGFTESERNKLAMLTGILLANGNISASILNSLFNENLVKEGVSAAFAVKLFKSWINEKDINSVAGSLRKVGMDNRLMELFPANKRSCEHFSKYFTDAGLKELSDFARNQQSIGARKELQKELQEQMSRGDPLKEIIAFTREEMKKANLSEQAMISIIWTCVMSSVEWNKKEELVTEQAIKHLKQYSPLLKSFTSQGLSELSLLLKIQEYCYDNIHFMKAFQKIVVLLYKADVLSEEAILKWYSEAHLAKGKSVFLEQMKKFVEWLKNAEEESESDEEEAD; this comes from the exons ATGAATAATCAGAAGCAGCAAAAGCCAACGCTAACCGGCCAGCGTTTCAAAACTAGGAAAAGAG ATGAAAAGGAGAGGTTTGACCCTACTCAGTTTCAAGAAAGTATCGTACAAGGCTTGAACCAAACTGGCACTGACTTGGAGGCGGTTGCGAAGTTCCTTGATGCCTCTGGCGCCAAGCTTGACTACCGCCGCTATGCTGAGACACTCTTTGACATCCTGGTGGCTGGTGGAATGCTGG CGCCAGGTGGGACTCTGTCTGACGACATGACCCGCACTGAGTTTTGTCTCTTTACGGCACAAGAAGACCTGGAGACAATGCAAGCATATGCTCAG GTTTTTAACAAGCTAATCAGGCGTTACAAGTACCTGGAGAAGGGTTTTGAGGAGGAAATCAAGAAG TTGCTGCTGTTTCTGAAAGGGTTCACTGAGTCTGAGCGCAACAAGCTGGCCATGCTGACTGGCATTCTTCTGGCCAATGGCAACATATCAGCCTCCATCCTCAACAGCCTCTTTAACGAAAACCTTGTCAAAGAGG GAGTGTCTGCAGCCTTTGCCGTCAAGTTGTTCAAATCTTGGATCAATGAGAAAGACATCAACTCTGTAGCTGGCAGTCTCCGCAAAGTGGGCATGGACAACAGACTgatg GAACTTTTTCCTGCCAACAAGCGGAGCTGTGAGCATTTTTCTAAGTACTTCACTGACGCCGGGCTGAAGGAGCTGTCCGACTTCGCCCGCAACCAGCAATCCATCGGTGCCCGCAAAGAGCTGCAGAAGGAGCTCCAGGAGCAGATGTCTCGCGGAGACCCACTCAAAGAG ATCATTGCTTTCACCAGGGAGGAGATGAAGAAGGCCAACCTCTCAGAGCAGGCAATGATCAGCATCATCTGGACTTGTGTGATGAGCTCTGTGGAGTGGAATAAAAAGGAAGAGCTGGTGACCGAACAAGCCATCAAACACTTGAAG CAATACAGCCCTCTGCTGAAGTCCTTTACCTCCCAGGGTCTTTCTGAGCTCAGCCTGCTGCTGAAGATCCAAGAGTACTGCTACGATAACATCCACTTCATGAAGGCCTTTCAGAAGATCGTGGTGCTCCTCTATAAAG CGGATGTATTGAGTGAAGAGGCCATCCTGAAGTGGTACTCTGAGGCCCACCTCGCCAAGGGGAAGAGTGTTTTCCTCGagcaaatgaaaaagtttgTGGAATGGTTGAAGAATGCAGAAGAAG AATCTGAATCGGATGAAGAGGAAGCGGACTGA
- the aox6 gene encoding aldehyde oxidase 6 isoform X2: MSTGTEGDTLCFFVNGKKVTEKHVDPETTLLSFLRLKLRLTGTKYGCGGGGCGACTVMVSRYRPANKTFCHYSANACLLPLCQLHGAAITTVEGIGSTKTRIHPVQERIAKAHGSQCGFCTPGMVMSMYTLLRNNPQPSMEDIAQALAGNLCRCTGYRAIIDGCRTFCQEANCCQLSGGTNCGSEKEKNDETPLLFDKSEFLPLDQTQDLIFPPELILMAEASSPRTLTFRGERITCVSPVLLEELVHLKTSNPEAPLIMGNTNLGPDVKFKGVVHPLMISPIRVLELFEVTETKHGVWVGTGLTLTEVWAILKKMCRQLPEDKTELFRALIQQLGNLGSQQIRNVATLGGNIMSAYPNSDLNPILAAGNCSVSTICCGGRREIPLNQEFFVTFGKTVLKPEEIVVSVLIPFSRKGELVRAFRQAPRKESAFATVTTGMRVLFSEGFRVVEDVSIYFGGVGPTIAKATKTGATIIARPWNDETLDRAYDMLMKEFDFSPSIPGGKAEFRRSLTVSFLFKFNLEVLQNLRKMNVIKDVVVEKMEPLPREIQLSKQEFQHVSDGQSDQDPVGRPVIHSSAISQATGEAIYCDDLPQTDGELFMALVTSSRAHAKITNMDVSSALLLPGVFDVITAKDIPGKKTHVILGYDEEFLAQTQVSCIGQIVCAVLADSRAHAKRGALAVNISYEDLPEPIFTVEDAIKRSSYFEPRRKIERGNVEEAFKSVDLVHEGMIHIGGQEHFYMETQSMLVIPVGEHAEFKIYASSQAPTSLQIAVSETLAIPANRVSCHVKRLGGGFGGKVVKTNILACITSVAAWKSNRPVRCVLERGEDMLITGGRHPALGKYKVGFQKDGRILAADFQIWTNAGNTVDESIFVAEKILLHLDNAYNIPNLRGRAAACRTNLPSNTSFRGFGVPQGACIVENLINDVGLVLQCPAHQVREINMYKGLSLTPYKVEFSPENLLRCWVECKAKSDFCDRRIAVDTFNQQNRWKKRGLAIIPIKYGIAFSEGVMNQAAALVNIYQDGSVLVAHGGTEMGQGVHTKMQQVASWELHIPTSKIHINETNTSTVPNTFLTAASFGTDSNGMAVKKACQTLYQRLQPIRQKNPKGTWESWVSEAVMEKISLSATGFHR, from the exons ATGTCAACAGGCACAGAAGGAGACACTTTGTGCTTCTTTGTCAATGGAAAAAAG GTGACAGAGAAACATGTTGATCCTGAGACCACGCTATTGTCCTTCCTCAGGCTGAAGT TGAGGCTGACCGGGACCAAATACGGTTGCGGTGGGGGAGGCTGCGGGGCCTGCACAGTGATGGTTTCACGCTATCGACCTGCCAACAAAACCTTTTg TCATTACTCTGCCAACGCCTGCCTGCTTCCACTCTGCCAGCTTCATGGAGCCGCCATCACCACAGTGGAAGGCATCGGTAGCACTAAAACCAGGATCCACCCGGTCCAG GAGCGAATAGCGAAGGCACACGGCTCACAGTGCGGCTTCTGCACGCCGGGTATGGTGATGTCCATGTACACCCTCCTTCGGAATAACCCTCAGCCCAGCATGGAGGACATCGCTCAGGCACTAGCCG GTAATCTGTGCCGCTGCACTGGCTATCGTGCAATCATTGATGGCTGCAGGACCTTCTGTCAG GAGGCCAACTGCTGTCAACTCAGCGGaggcacaaactgtggcagtgagaaagaaaaaaatgat GAAACTCCTTTGTTGTTTGATAAGTCTGAGTTCCTACCCTTGGACCAAACACAAGACCTGATCTTTCCCCCAGAACTGATA CTGATGGCGGAGGCCTCCAGCCCACGGACCCTCACTTTTCGTGGGGAGAGGATCACATGCGTGTCCCCTGTcctgctggaggagctggtCCATCTGAAGACCAGCAACCCAGAAGCTCCGCTGATCATGGGGAACACTAATTTAG GTCCAGATGTTAAATTTAAGGGCGTTGTGCATCCATTGATGATTTCTCCTATCCGAGTCTTGGAGCTATTTGAGGTGACGGAGACGAAACATG GTGTTTGGGTGGGAACGGGCCTCACCCTCACAGAAGTCTGGGCTATTTTGAAGAAGATGTGCCGTCAGCTTCCAGAGGACAAGACGGAGCTGTTCAGAGCGCTGATCCAACAGCTGGGGAATCTGGGGAGCCAGCAGATCCGTAATGTTGCC ACTCTTGGAGGAAACATCATGAGTGCATATCCAAACTCAGACCTGAACCCAATTCTGGCTGCTGGGAATTGCAGCGTGAGCACAATCTGCTGTG GAGGACGGCGAGAGATTCCTCTCAATCAGGAATTCTTTGTGACATTTGGGAAAACGGTGCTGAAGCCAGAGGAAATCGTTGTCTCTGTGTTGATCCCTTTTTCCAGAAAG GGAGAGCTTGTTCGAGCATTTCGCCAGGCTCCAAGAAAGGAGAGTGCCTTTGCCACAGTAACAACGGGAATGCGAGTGTTGTTCTCTGAAGGATTCAGAGTAGTGGAGGATGTCAGTATATACTTTGGTGGTGTAGGACCAACAATAGCCAAAGCCACCAAAACCGGCGCCACTATAATTGCACG ACCTTGGAATGATGAAACCCTCGACCGGGCTTATGACATGCTGATGAAGGAATTTGACTTCTCTCCATCCATTCCGGGAGGAAAAGCGGAATTTCGTCGCTCTCTGACTGTTAGCTTCCTCTTCAAATTCAACCTAGAAGTCCTGCAGAACCTCAGGAAGATG AATGTGATTAAAGACGTTGTTGTGGAGAAGATGGAGCCACTGCCCAGAGAAATCCAGCTGAGCAAGCAGGAGTTCCAG CATGTGTCTGATGGCCAAAGCGACCAGGACCCCGTGGGCCGCCCCGTCATCCATAGCTCCGCCATAAGCCAGGCTACGGGCGAAGCAATTTACTGCGATGACCTCCCCCAGACAGATGGCGAGCTTTTCATGGCTCTGGTCACCAGTTCACGGGCGCATGCTAAGATCAC gaatatgGACGTGAGTAGCGCGCTGCTACTTCCAGGTGTTTTTGATGTCATCACCGCAAAAGATATTCCTGGGAAGAAAACTCATGTCATTTTAGGTTATGATGAAGAATTCCTCGCTCAGACACAG GTGTCATGCATCGGTCAGATAGTGTGTGCTGTCTTGGCGGACAGTAGAGCTCATGCCAAAAGAGGTGCGTTAGCGGTGAACATCAGTTATGAAGACCTGCCAGAACCCATTTTTACTGTTGAG GACGCCATCAAGAGGTCATCCTACTTCGAGCCAAGGAGGAAGATCGAGAGAGGAAACGTGGAAGAGGCTTTCAAAAGTGTTGATCTGGTTCATGAAG GGATGATCCATATTGGCGGCCAGGAGCATTTCTACATGGAGACCCAGAGCATGCTGGTTATACCAGTGGGAGAGCATGCAGAGTTTAAAATTTATGCATCTTCTCAGGCACCGACATCACTTCAG ATCGCTGTCTCCGAGACGTTGGCCATCCCAGCCAACCGAGTTAGCTGTCATGTCAAGAGACTGGGTGGAGGATTTGGAGGGAAAGTCGTTAAAACCAACATATTGGCTTGTATCACTTCTGTAGCTGCATGGAA GAGTAATCGTCCTGTCCGCTGCGTTCTGGAACGAGGTGAGGACATGCTGATTACTGGCGGAAGACATCCAGCACTGGGAAAGTACAAG GTTGGCTTCCAGAAAGATGGAAGGATCCTGGCGGCAGACTTCCAAATTTGGACCAATGCTGGCAACACAGTTGATGAATCCATCTTT GTAGCGGAGAAGATCCTGCTTCATCTAGATAACGCCTACAACATTCCAAATCTGCGTGGCCGAGCTGCCGCCTGCAGAACCAACCTGCCATCCAACACCTCCTTCAGAGGCTTTGGGGTGCCTCAGGGTGCCTGCATTGTAGAGAACTTGATCAACGATGTGGGGCTAGTGCTACAGTGTCCTGCACATCAG GTTCGGGAGATCAACATGTACAAGGGGCTGTCACTCACCCCCTACAAGGTGGAATTCAGCCCAGAGAACTTGCTGCGTTGCTGGGTCGAATGTAAGGCCAAGTCAGACTTCTGTGATCGCCGGATTGCCGTGGACACGTTCAACCAGCAGAACCGCTGGAAGAAGAGGGGGCTCGCCATCATCCCCATCAAATATGGCATAGCATTTTCGGAGGGTGTCATGAATCAA GCTGCTGCTCTAGTGAATATCTATCAGGATGGATCTGTTCTGGTTGCTCATGGCGGAACAGAGATGGGTCAAGGAGTCCATACCAAAATGCAACAG GTGGCGAGCTGGGAACTTCACATCCCAACGTCAAAAATACACATCAATGAAACCAACACCAGCACAGTTCCCAACACGTTTCTCACTGCCGCCTCCTTTGGCACCGATTCCAATGGCATGGCTGTTAAG aaAGCCTGCCAGACACTTTACCAGCGACTGCAGCCAATCCGACAGAAGAACCCGAAAGGAACTTGGGAGAGTTGG GTCAGCGAAGCCGTTATGGAGAAGATCAGTTTGTCTGCTACTGGATTTCACAG ATAG